A stretch of the uncultured Trichococcus sp. genome encodes the following:
- a CDS encoding beta-glucoside-specific PTS transporter subunit IIABC, producing the protein MDYSQLAKAIVEKVGGKDNITGLTHCVTRLRFNLADEAKADTEGLKKMDGVIGVIQKGGQYQVVVGNDVKFIYQAVMKNEKLDFDGVQPASAGEENRSVIAKVLDTISGIFVPIVPMLAGAGMLKALLSVLVLAKLVDPASQTFVILNFMGDAGFYFLPVILAASAARKFNVNPYIAMAIGGILLHPTFTGMVAGAREAGIGIDVFGMPVRLSTYGNSVVPIILAIWFMSYVEPFVDRVIPKSLRMVLAPLFTMLIVALATLVVLGPLGNYLGEGVGILLAYLNTYVSWLVPMLVGAFTPLMVMTGMHYGLIPIGINMLASSGYDTVAGPGMTVSNIAQGGASLAVAFKAKDADVKRLASSVWLTAVLGVTEPALYGINLRYKRPLISSMIGGGAAGLFIGIFGVRRFAQVAPGLLALPAFIGPEGLANFYYAVIGCVIAFVVSFLVQYIWGLEEEAAVVEMETEPVLPAGETLTAPLSGTVIKLADVADEVFASGMMGSGAAIIPSEGKVYAPADATVTVLLDTKHAIGLRTDAGAEILIHVGMDTVELGGKHFEAHVAKDQHVTKGTLLLSFDAEKIKAAGYDTTTPIVVTNAAEYPDFVQEAGGTAAAGAAFLTLKK; encoded by the coding sequence ATGGATTACTCACAATTGGCAAAAGCGATCGTGGAAAAAGTGGGCGGAAAAGATAACATCACTGGGTTGACGCACTGTGTGACAAGACTGCGTTTCAATCTGGCGGATGAGGCAAAAGCGGATACTGAAGGATTGAAAAAGATGGATGGAGTCATCGGCGTTATCCAAAAAGGCGGTCAATATCAGGTGGTCGTCGGTAATGATGTCAAGTTCATCTATCAAGCAGTCATGAAAAATGAAAAGCTGGACTTTGATGGAGTACAGCCAGCATCAGCAGGTGAAGAAAACCGCAGCGTAATCGCTAAGGTACTGGATACGATTTCGGGTATTTTTGTGCCGATTGTCCCGATGCTGGCAGGAGCCGGGATGCTGAAAGCCTTGCTTTCGGTTCTGGTGTTGGCTAAGTTGGTGGATCCGGCTTCGCAGACGTTTGTGATCCTCAACTTTATGGGCGATGCCGGTTTTTATTTCTTACCGGTCATCCTGGCCGCATCGGCTGCGCGCAAGTTCAATGTCAATCCATACATCGCCATGGCCATCGGCGGGATTTTGTTGCACCCGACCTTTACAGGAATGGTGGCGGGTGCCAGGGAAGCCGGAATCGGTATCGATGTGTTCGGAATGCCGGTAAGATTGAGTACTTATGGGAACTCGGTCGTGCCGATCATCTTGGCAATCTGGTTCATGTCCTATGTGGAACCTTTCGTAGACCGGGTGATTCCGAAGAGCCTGCGTATGGTGTTGGCACCGTTGTTCACGATGTTGATCGTGGCATTGGCAACTTTGGTTGTGCTGGGCCCGTTAGGGAACTATCTGGGTGAAGGTGTCGGTATCCTGTTGGCATACTTAAACACCTACGTAAGTTGGCTTGTCCCGATGCTGGTCGGTGCTTTTACGCCATTGATGGTCATGACGGGTATGCACTACGGATTGATTCCGATCGGGATCAATATGTTGGCATCTTCCGGATATGACACCGTTGCCGGACCAGGGATGACTGTTTCGAATATCGCTCAGGGCGGCGCCTCTCTGGCTGTGGCTTTCAAAGCAAAGGATGCCGATGTCAAACGCTTGGCTTCTTCGGTATGGTTGACGGCTGTGCTCGGCGTTACGGAGCCGGCACTGTACGGGATCAACCTGCGCTACAAACGTCCACTGATTTCTTCGATGATTGGCGGCGGTGCAGCCGGTCTGTTCATCGGTATTTTCGGGGTACGCAGATTTGCTCAAGTCGCACCAGGCTTGTTGGCATTACCGGCTTTCATAGGACCGGAAGGCCTGGCAAATTTCTACTATGCAGTAATAGGATGTGTGATTGCTTTTGTTGTGTCCTTCCTTGTCCAATACATCTGGGGACTTGAGGAAGAGGCAGCAGTTGTTGAAATGGAAACTGAACCCGTGCTTCCGGCTGGAGAAACGCTGACAGCGCCTTTGTCCGGCACTGTGATCAAACTGGCCGATGTTGCCGATGAAGTGTTCGCTTCCGGCATGATGGGTTCAGGAGCCGCAATCATCCCGAGCGAAGGCAAGGTGTACGCACCGGCTGACGCAACCGTGACAGTGCTGCTGGATACGAAACATGCCATTGGACTACGGACGGATGCAGGCGCAGAAATCCTCATCCACGTCGGGATGGACACTGTGGAACTGGGCGGAAAACACTTCGAAGCCCATGTCGCAAAAGACCAACACGTTACGAAAGGGACGCTGCTGCTGAGCTTCGATGCAGAAAAAATCAAAGCGGCAGGCTATGACACCACCACGCCGATCGTCGTGACGAACGCGGCCGAATATCCTGATTTTGTTCAGGAAGCTGGTGGAACGGCTGCAGCAGGAGCAGCGTTTCTGACTTTGAAAAAATAA
- a CDS encoding glycoside hydrolase family 1 protein has product MGFPDNFLWGGATAANQIEGAYLEDGKGLSTADMMTAGSPTLKRDITAVIEPDRYYPTHEAIDHYHRFEEDIALFAEMGFKCYRFSIAWSRIFPQGDETEPNAKGLAFYDKLIDLCLENGIEPLVTISHFENPIGLQKYGSWENRKVVDFYLRYAETLFEHFKGRVTYWLTFNEINVMSTMPWNAGGISSADEAVKMTAAYHQFIASALAVKAGRAIDPQNKIGMMYAGHFSYPNSCHPDDIQGNEDFVHKMMFYPDVQCRGYYPNYKLKELERQNITLPVLPGDAEILKEGTVDFISFSYYMTHVCGRNTKGILRGLNGLDTGYKNPHVERSEWGWGIDPKGLRYALNYLYDRYQLPLMIVENGLGAADTIVDGKIHDDYRIDYIRQHIIEMEKAIDLDGVPVMGYTSWGPIDLISASTGEMSKRYGFIYVDLDDEGNGTKQRIKKDSFAWYKQVIATNGENLDWKEA; this is encoded by the coding sequence ATGGGATTTCCGGATAATTTTTTATGGGGCGGCGCAACAGCCGCCAACCAAATCGAAGGAGCGTACTTAGAGGACGGCAAAGGCCTGAGCACAGCCGATATGATGACGGCGGGCAGCCCGACCCTGAAGCGGGACATCACTGCGGTAATCGAACCGGATCGTTACTATCCGACGCATGAAGCCATCGACCATTATCACCGGTTCGAAGAGGACATCGCGCTTTTCGCCGAAATGGGTTTCAAGTGCTATCGCTTCTCAATCGCCTGGTCCCGCATCTTCCCGCAAGGGGACGAAACGGAACCGAATGCGAAGGGCTTGGCTTTTTACGATAAGCTCATCGATCTTTGCCTGGAGAACGGCATCGAGCCGTTAGTGACTATTTCCCATTTTGAGAATCCGATAGGCCTGCAGAAATACGGTTCTTGGGAAAACCGCAAGGTGGTCGATTTTTACTTGCGCTATGCCGAAACGCTGTTCGAACACTTCAAAGGCAGGGTCACCTATTGGCTGACCTTCAATGAAATCAACGTGATGTCGACGATGCCGTGGAACGCCGGCGGAATCAGTTCAGCGGACGAAGCGGTCAAAATGACAGCAGCCTATCACCAGTTCATCGCCAGTGCTTTGGCCGTGAAAGCCGGCCGTGCCATCGATCCGCAAAACAAAATCGGCATGATGTATGCCGGCCACTTCTCTTATCCGAACAGTTGCCACCCGGACGATATCCAAGGGAACGAGGATTTCGTGCACAAGATGATGTTCTATCCGGATGTGCAGTGCCGGGGCTACTACCCGAACTACAAGCTGAAGGAGCTGGAACGCCAGAACATCACACTGCCGGTGCTTCCGGGAGATGCAGAGATCCTCAAGGAAGGCACGGTCGATTTCATTTCCTTCAGCTACTACATGACGCATGTGTGCGGAAGGAACACGAAAGGGATCCTGCGGGGCTTGAACGGACTGGATACCGGCTACAAAAATCCGCATGTCGAACGGTCCGAATGGGGTTGGGGCATCGACCCGAAAGGCTTGCGCTATGCCTTGAACTACTTGTATGACCGTTATCAGCTGCCGCTCATGATCGTCGAAAACGGGCTGGGCGCCGCCGATACGATCGTTGATGGGAAAATCCACGATGATTATCGCATCGACTATATCCGCCAGCACATCATCGAAATGGAAAAAGCCATCGACCTGGATGGGGTGCCGGTTATGGGCTACACTTCCTGGGGACCGATTGATCTGATTTCGGCCAGCACGGGGGAGATGAGCAAGCGTTACGGCTTCATTTACGTGGATCTGGATGATGAAGGAAATGGTACTAAGCAACGCATCAAAAAAGATTCCTTCGCGTGGTACAAACAAGTGATTGCGACCAATGGCGAAAACTTGGATTGGAAAGAAGCATAA